A genomic region of Desulfosarcina ovata subsp. ovata contains the following coding sequences:
- the hdrA2 gene encoding CoB-CoM heterodisulfide reductase HdrA2, whose protein sequence is MTTQTTLTASVPSADSAHDALRVGVYVCHCGLNIAQTVDCDGIAERATGLADVTVAKGIGYACSEPGQREIRDDIAEHGLNRIVVASCSPRLHEPTFRQMLKDAGLNPYLLEMANLREQCSWVHMHDKGAATDKAWDLIKMAVARVRRLSALSETRLPMTQRALVIGGGVAGIQSALDLADNGYDVVMIEKQPSIGGVMAQLDKTFPTMDCSIUILGPKMTDAGRHPRITIHTLSEVVDVNGHVGSFDVRIVKKARYVDETACTACGDCATVCPVVRPDEFNMGLSSRRAIYSPFPQAVPSAYVLNPHECLGNNPTVCTKCLEACEKKCIDFHMSDQTLTERVGTIVVATGLSPFDPRKLDEYGYTRFENVLTSLEFERMVNAGGPTQGELVRPTDRRRPKSVGFVQCVGSRSARRGKSYCSNTCCMNTVKSTLVLKEHYPDMAITVFYIDIRAFGKGFEDLFTRSRRKGTHYVRGLPGNVEPLPDGSLRVAVENTATGRLDYYDLELLVLAVGMEPAPGTQRLQEMLGLQLTSDGFFLEAHPKLQPVDAATRGVFYAGCAEGPKDIKESVTQASAAAVRAIRLMHAGHITAEAITAEVVPELCKACGKCAEVCPYNAISVDVKAKQPARITAAACNGCGTCAAECPFGAIVTHHFTDPQIIDQIDALLEERPEDKILTFACNWCSYAGADYAGVSRLQYPPNARLIRTMCSGRVDDAFIWHAFKKGAPVILVSGCHIGDCHYIDANHWTEKRIQKVRAKMEKRGIRPERLQLEWISAAEGVRFAEVMIRMESLRQSVSAAEIAETVAILTKDREFY, encoded by the coding sequence ATGACGACGCAAACGACCTTGACAGCTTCGGTCCCTTCCGCAGACAGCGCTCATGATGCCCTGCGCGTGGGCGTTTATGTGTGCCACTGCGGTCTGAACATTGCCCAGACCGTGGATTGTGACGGGATTGCCGAGAGAGCGACCGGTCTGGCCGATGTGACCGTGGCCAAGGGCATCGGCTATGCCTGCAGCGAACCGGGCCAGCGGGAGATCCGGGACGACATTGCCGAGCACGGCTTGAACCGCATTGTGGTGGCCTCATGCTCACCGCGCCTGCACGAGCCTACCTTCCGCCAGATGCTGAAAGACGCCGGGCTCAACCCCTACCTGCTGGAGATGGCCAACCTGCGTGAGCAATGCAGTTGGGTCCACATGCACGACAAGGGGGCGGCCACGGACAAGGCCTGGGACCTGATCAAGATGGCCGTGGCGCGGGTACGCCGACTGAGTGCTTTGAGCGAAACCCGGTTGCCCATGACCCAGCGGGCGCTGGTGATCGGCGGCGGCGTGGCCGGCATCCAGTCGGCACTGGACCTGGCCGACAACGGCTATGATGTGGTCATGATAGAAAAGCAGCCCTCCATCGGCGGGGTCATGGCCCAGTTGGACAAGACCTTTCCCACCATGGACTGCTCCATCTGAATTCTGGGGCCCAAAATGACGGATGCCGGTCGGCATCCCCGCATCACCATCCACACCTTGAGCGAAGTGGTGGATGTCAACGGACACGTGGGCAGTTTTGACGTGCGAATCGTCAAGAAAGCCCGCTATGTGGATGAAACCGCGTGCACCGCCTGCGGCGACTGCGCCACGGTGTGCCCGGTGGTCCGGCCGGATGAATTCAACATGGGGCTTTCCTCGCGCCGGGCGATCTACTCTCCCTTTCCCCAGGCCGTGCCATCGGCCTACGTGCTCAACCCCCACGAGTGCCTGGGCAACAATCCCACGGTATGCACCAAGTGCCTGGAGGCCTGTGAGAAGAAGTGCATCGACTTCCACATGTCCGATCAGACCCTTACCGAGCGGGTCGGCACGATCGTGGTGGCCACCGGCCTGTCGCCCTTTGATCCGCGCAAACTGGATGAATACGGCTACACGCGCTTTGAGAACGTGCTTACCAGCCTGGAATTCGAACGTATGGTCAATGCCGGTGGCCCCACCCAGGGGGAACTGGTGCGCCCCACCGACCGGCGACGGCCCAAAAGCGTCGGTTTCGTGCAATGCGTAGGGTCCCGGTCGGCCCGGCGGGGAAAATCATACTGCTCCAACACCTGCTGCATGAATACGGTCAAAAGCACGCTGGTGCTCAAGGAGCACTACCCGGACATGGCGATCACGGTCTTTTACATTGACATCCGCGCCTTCGGCAAAGGCTTCGAGGATCTTTTCACCCGCAGCCGGCGTAAGGGCACGCATTATGTTCGCGGCCTGCCGGGCAATGTCGAACCGCTTCCCGATGGCAGCCTGCGGGTGGCCGTGGAGAACACCGCCACCGGCCGCCTGGATTATTACGATCTGGAGTTGCTGGTACTGGCCGTGGGAATGGAACCGGCCCCCGGCACCCAGCGCCTGCAGGAGATGCTGGGGTTGCAGCTGACGTCGGACGGATTCTTCCTGGAGGCCCATCCCAAGCTGCAGCCCGTGGATGCCGCCACTCGGGGGGTATTCTACGCCGGCTGCGCCGAAGGCCCCAAGGATATCAAGGAGAGCGTCACCCAGGCCTCGGCCGCCGCGGTGCGCGCCATCCGCCTGATGCATGCCGGGCACATCACTGCCGAGGCCATCACCGCCGAAGTGGTTCCCGAGTTGTGCAAGGCTTGCGGCAAGTGTGCCGAAGTGTGCCCTTATAATGCCATCAGCGTGGATGTCAAAGCGAAGCAGCCGGCCCGGATCACCGCTGCCGCCTGCAACGGCTGCGGCACCTGTGCGGCCGAGTGCCCCTTTGGTGCCATCGTCACCCACCATTTTACCGATCCCCAGATCATAGACCAGATCGACGCCCTGCTGGAAGAACGGCCCGAGGATAAGATTCTCACCTTTGCCTGCAACTGGTGCTCCTATGCCGGGGCCGACTATGCCGGGGTGTCCCGGCTGCAGTATCCGCCAAACGCGAGGCTGATCCGCACCATGTGTTCGGGGCGCGTGGACGACGCGTTCATCTGGCACGCGTTCAAAAAGGGCGCACCGGTGATCCTGGTCAGCGGCTGTCACATCGGCGACTGCCACTACATCGATGCCAACCACTGGACGGAAAAACGCATCCAGAAGGTTCGTGCAAAAATGGAAAAACGCGGCATCCGGCCCGAGCGGCTCCAGCTGGAGTGGATCAGCGCCGCCGAGGGGGTACGGTTTGCCGAGGTGATGATCCGCATGGAATCCCTGCGCCAGTCCGTGAGCGCAGCGGAAATCGCCGAGACCGTCGCCATCCTCACTAAGGATCGGGAATTTTATTAA
- a CDS encoding integration host factor subunit alpha, which produces MALTKQDIAERICSQLGFPKKQSTEITENLLELIKSTLSAGDDVLVSGFGKFCVREKNERKGRNPATGKDLMLRPRRVVTFKCSGQLRNKVNGK; this is translated from the coding sequence ATGGCATTGACCAAACAGGATATTGCGGAACGAATCTGTTCTCAACTTGGCTTTCCCAAAAAACAATCCACGGAAATCACGGAAAACTTGCTTGAGCTTATAAAATCGACCCTATCGGCCGGCGACGATGTCCTGGTCTCCGGCTTCGGCAAGTTTTGTGTAAGAGAAAAAAACGAACGAAAAGGCCGCAACCCCGCCACCGGTAAAGATTTGATGCTGAGGCCAAGGCGGGTGGTAACGTTCAAATGCTCAGGACAGTTAAGAAACAAGGTAAACGGGAAATGA
- a CDS encoding response regulator: MNDEYTIILADDHAMIREGVRNLIEAVDGLKVIGETGDGLKLLKLVRKNPPHMVILDITMPGMRGIEAAREILTQHPDTHVLMLSMHKREDFLIMALEAGAKGYLLKEDSGEELIEAIDCIRSGQTYLSKKLANEFPSAILSICRGDPQATQTPLTPRERQVLQLIVDGHTDRQISDKLCISVRTVNRHHANIRFKLNLKCTADLVRYAISQGYVNNQS; this comes from the coding sequence ATGAACGACGAATACACGATCATTCTGGCCGACGATCACGCCATGATACGCGAGGGCGTTCGTAACCTGATCGAGGCGGTGGATGGGCTCAAGGTTATCGGCGAGACCGGAGATGGCCTCAAGCTGCTCAAACTGGTGCGGAAGAATCCTCCCCACATGGTGATTCTGGACATCACCATGCCTGGTATGCGGGGCATTGAAGCGGCCCGGGAAATCCTCACCCAGCATCCCGATACCCATGTACTCATGTTGAGCATGCACAAGCGCGAGGACTTCCTCATCATGGCCTTGGAGGCCGGCGCCAAGGGGTACCTGCTCAAGGAGGATTCAGGAGAGGAACTGATCGAAGCCATCGACTGCATCCGCTCCGGCCAGACCTACCTGTCCAAAAAACTGGCCAACGAGTTCCCATCGGCCATCCTCTCTATTTGTCGGGGCGATCCACAGGCCACCCAGACCCCCCTTACCCCCAGGGAACGGCAGGTGCTCCAACTGATCGTCGACGGCCACACTGACCGCCAGATCAGTGATAAGCTATGCATCAGCGTGCGCACCGTAAATCGCCATCACGCCAACATCCGATTCAAACTCAATCTCAAATGCACCGCCGATCTGGTGCGTTATGCCATCTCCCAGGGATATGTGAACAACCAGTCATAA
- a CDS encoding 2-oxoacid:acceptor oxidoreductase family protein produces the protein MQKKIVITGFGGQGVVLAGRIVGKAAAIRDGLESTLVQSYGPESRGGACSAQVTIADRQINYPYIQHPDILVAMSQAGYEKYKALLIPEGILIVDQDLVTPEAGAGGFSVPSTRFAEEMGLKMIANIIMVGFFTAITDAITLEAARQTVRESVPKGTEEKNLKAFEKGWAYGRSSLKARAKKAAGQIGAFA, from the coding sequence ATGCAAAAGAAAATCGTGATCACCGGATTCGGCGGCCAGGGAGTTGTCCTGGCCGGTCGTATTGTGGGCAAGGCGGCGGCCATCCGTGACGGGCTGGAATCGACCCTGGTGCAGTCCTACGGGCCCGAATCCCGGGGAGGGGCCTGCAGCGCCCAGGTCACCATCGCCGACAGACAGATTAACTACCCCTACATCCAGCATCCCGACATCCTGGTGGCCATGTCCCAGGCCGGGTATGAGAAATACAAGGCGCTGCTGATCCCGGAAGGCATCCTGATTGTGGATCAGGATCTGGTAACGCCGGAAGCGGGGGCCGGTGGCTTCAGTGTTCCCAGTACACGGTTTGCCGAGGAGATGGGGCTGAAAATGATCGCCAACATCATCATGGTCGGTTTTTTTACCGCCATCACCGATGCCATTACCCTGGAGGCGGCGCGGCAGACAGTGCGCGAATCGGTTCCCAAGGGGACCGAAGAGAAAAACCTGAAGGCCTTTGAGAAGGGCTGGGCCTATGGTCGCTCCAGCCTGAAAGCCCGTGCCAAGAAGGCGGCCGGCCAGATTGGAGCCTTTGCATGA
- a CDS encoding 2-oxoacid:ferredoxin oxidoreductase subunit beta has product MAGATAHEKQTLDIDTHPLDDLIRTDRIPHIWCPGCGIGTAFSACLRSMRNSGIDLSKTCMVSGIGCSGRAAGYINLDSFHTTHGRAIPFATGLKLGNPELNVVVFSGDGDLFAIGGNHFIHAARRNMDLTVICLNNLNYGMTGGQVAATTPHQAKTTTTQNGNPEAPFNLPLLAFAAGATFVARWTILHTRELTQSIEKALLKPGFSFIEVLGPCPINYGRRNREKAMDTLRLYQERTIIANHPDITDLDIDFQKRVTLGEFVDKQRPTCIEDYDRTCRMV; this is encoded by the coding sequence ATGGCAGGTGCCACGGCCCATGAAAAACAGACACTCGACATTGACACGCATCCCCTGGATGATCTGATCCGTACCGACCGTATTCCGCACATCTGGTGCCCGGGGTGTGGGATCGGCACGGCCTTTTCGGCCTGCCTGCGGAGCATGCGGAACAGCGGGATCGACCTTTCCAAGACCTGTATGGTATCGGGCATCGGTTGCTCCGGACGGGCCGCGGGGTACATCAACCTGGATTCGTTCCACACCACCCACGGCCGGGCGATCCCGTTTGCCACCGGACTCAAACTGGGCAATCCCGAACTCAATGTGGTGGTCTTCTCCGGTGACGGCGATCTCTTCGCCATCGGCGGCAACCATTTTATCCATGCCGCCCGCCGCAATATGGACCTGACCGTGATCTGCCTGAACAATTTGAATTACGGCATGACCGGTGGCCAGGTGGCGGCCACGACCCCGCACCAGGCCAAAACCACCACGACCCAGAACGGCAATCCCGAGGCGCCCTTCAACCTGCCGCTGCTGGCCTTCGCGGCGGGGGCGACCTTTGTTGCCCGCTGGACCATCCTGCACACCCGGGAGCTGACCCAGTCCATTGAAAAGGCCCTGCTCAAGCCGGGCTTCTCTTTCATCGAGGTGCTGGGGCCGTGTCCGATCAATTACGGCCGCCGCAATCGGGAAAAGGCCATGGATACGTTGCGGCTCTATCAGGAGCGTACCATCATCGCCAACCACCCGGATATCACCGATCTGGATATCGATTTCCAAAAGCGAGTGACCCTGGGTGAATTCGTGGACAAACAGCGGCCGACCTGTATCGAGGATTACGACCGGACGTGTCGGATGGTTTAG
- a CDS encoding hydrogenase iron-sulfur subunit translates to MPDYKIIVFLCNWGPHAAFQHLQDQGADIPSEIKMIRIPCSGRITKALLLRSFEMGADGVMLLGCQSGTCRYGSGTRSAHGNTSETCRILDLMGIGADRLQLDNFLPDRPQVLLARLQAFVRQIYEMGHSPILPHASVRGEAPAALTPEAIVAAHDVFACQDCGKCTSACSLALAGKPYSPREIANRIIAGRADDPDVRQAVNACLTCGLCYERCPSAVNFPAFIRSMRAYYHHHRLVEAPTHGGFFQSMMRAMTAENLLPRRWRDLPAEIRTRAGAPVLFFGGCAPYFDIFFNRFLGVQTARILEDSLRLLNFFDVEPAVLENETCCGHDLLWTGDRENFLRLARRNARAFADSGAGELVTACPECYHTLAHDYPENGVPLPLTVTHIHEFLEREIDKGAVGFKPLGATVTFQDACRQSRFDGRSDLPRKLLARMTGTELLEMPESGSGAVCCGNSAWTGCDAYSKSLQVKRITSARQTGSEVILTACPKCQIHLRCAMEDAMRAEDLQLETMDLTSAIARTIYWEGS, encoded by the coding sequence ATGCCTGACTATAAAATTATTGTCTTTCTCTGCAACTGGGGACCCCATGCCGCGTTTCAGCACCTCCAGGATCAGGGCGCGGACATCCCGAGCGAAATCAAAATGATTCGCATTCCCTGCAGTGGCCGGATCACCAAGGCTCTGTTGCTGCGGTCCTTCGAGATGGGCGCCGACGGTGTAATGCTGCTGGGATGCCAGTCCGGCACCTGCCGTTATGGCAGCGGGACCCGCAGTGCCCACGGCAACACCTCCGAAACCTGCCGGATTCTCGACCTGATGGGGATCGGTGCCGATCGTCTGCAACTGGACAATTTTTTGCCGGACCGGCCCCAGGTCCTGCTCGCTCGCCTGCAGGCATTTGTCCGGCAGATTTATGAAATGGGCCACAGCCCGATTTTGCCGCACGCGTCGGTCAGGGGCGAGGCGCCGGCCGCATTGACGCCCGAGGCCATTGTGGCGGCCCACGACGTCTTTGCCTGCCAGGACTGCGGCAAATGCACCTCGGCCTGTTCCCTGGCCCTGGCCGGCAAACCGTACTCGCCCCGCGAGATCGCCAATCGCATCATCGCCGGCCGGGCCGATGATCCGGACGTACGCCAGGCGGTCAATGCCTGCCTGACCTGTGGGCTCTGTTACGAGCGCTGTCCCTCGGCGGTCAATTTCCCGGCGTTCATCCGCTCCATGCGTGCCTATTACCATCACCACCGGCTGGTCGAAGCGCCAACCCACGGCGGTTTTTTCCAGAGCATGATGCGCGCCATGACCGCCGAGAACCTGTTGCCGCGGCGCTGGCGCGATCTGCCCGCGGAGATCCGCACCCGGGCTGGCGCTCCGGTGCTTTTTTTCGGGGGGTGCGCCCCGTATTTCGACATCTTTTTCAACCGGTTTCTCGGCGTACAGACCGCCCGGATCCTGGAGGACAGCCTGCGGTTGCTCAATTTTTTCGATGTGGAGCCGGCGGTGCTGGAAAACGAGACCTGCTGCGGCCATGATCTGCTCTGGACCGGTGACCGGGAAAACTTCCTGCGCCTGGCCCGGCGCAATGCCCGGGCCTTTGCCGATTCCGGTGCCGGTGAGCTGGTTACCGCCTGCCCGGAGTGCTATCACACCCTGGCCCACGACTATCCGGAAAATGGTGTCCCGCTGCCTTTGACCGTGACCCACATTCACGAATTTCTGGAGCGTGAGATCGACAAGGGGGCGGTGGGATTCAAGCCCCTCGGGGCCACGGTGACCTTCCAGGACGCGTGCCGCCAGAGCCGTTTCGACGGACGGTCCGACCTGCCCCGCAAACTGCTGGCACGCATGACCGGCACCGAGCTGCTCGAAATGCCGGAGTCGGGCAGTGGCGCCGTGTGCTGCGGCAACAGCGCCTGGACCGGCTGCGATGCCTATTCCAAGTCCCTGCAGGTCAAACGGATTACCAGCGCCCGGCAGACGGGCAGCGAGGTGATCCTCACTGCCTGCCCCAAGTGTCAGATCCACCTGCGCTGCGCCATGGAGGATGCCATGCGGGCCGAGGATCTGCAGCTGGAGACCATGGATCTGACCAGCGCCATCGCCCGGACGATTTATTGGGAAGGGAGTTGA
- a CDS encoding PilZ domain-containing protein has protein sequence MLRTVKKQGKREMNAVPHRRQFSRYTAVFSTKYTVKEGTFRDLIQNIGAGGAFIRSRRKIIQGRTINIQIPVFAFGRRLSIMGTVVRSHPEGFAVMFKEAMEMRLLKDGRFPANLQDVTQSTIKIDKNSIS, from the coding sequence ATGCTCAGGACAGTTAAGAAACAAGGTAAACGGGAAATGAATGCGGTACCTCATCGACGCCAGTTCAGCCGTTACACCGCGGTATTCAGTACCAAATATACCGTCAAAGAGGGAACGTTCCGCGATCTCATTCAAAACATCGGTGCCGGGGGTGCATTTATCAGATCCCGGAGGAAAATCATACAAGGACGAACCATCAACATCCAAATTCCGGTATTTGCCTTCGGAAGACGGCTCAGCATCATGGGCACGGTCGTACGAAGCCATCCGGAGGGTTTCGCCGTGATGTTCAAGGAAGCGATGGAAATGAGGCTGTTAAAGGACGGCCGATTTCCGGCGAATCTTCAGGATGTGACCCAATCCACCATAAAAATAGATAAAAACAGCATTTCTTGA
- a CDS encoding FAD-dependent oxidoreductase translates to MKSPKNRLHSVMVVGATPAGVAATNKLGELGIPVILVDADADINRRLSDDAYRLPSGIPLNFAHRPGLIRILRNPGIRCIMPVSVTGVRHNPQGFAVKIETTQTFVDSSRCTLCGRCVAVCPGEAEAGCRPIAFESRMALPGRAVIDKRREPLCQNSCPLGVNAQGYIALARAGRYDKALALIRRDNVLPGICGRVCHHPCEEACRRGEVDGPLAIRDIKRFLADVEARQPQPDDATPSVPSPTRAEKIAVVGSGPAGLAAAADLARQGFAVTIFEKESQAGGLLRYGIGPHRLPRAILDRELDYIRRLGVEIQTGQPIDLGGDFSDLKNRFDAVLLTVGSWADRRLGITGESLDGVDGCLALLRQFYRGTIQALDETVAVIGDGNAAFDLARVLHRLGARVTLISWFPMEKIPADAEEVEAALAEGIPIVHSRQVTAFNGIEGRLKDLTLMPTRPGEADAQGIAWPVVVDGGAAEWMAVDRAVVAIGQTGAYTEGLTAIASTPGGYLGVDGDGRTRLPGVYAAGDAVSGASSVVQAMAGGRLAAGIIANDLTGADCGVGRVATARPPARDFVPIDPATPTCERTPMAEIPLAARQASFAEVACGYAEKQVQLEAARCLQCAACAECLECVSACGEVQAIRHDEPVLSTTENVGVMIVADPELIPSIRGEDVIRAYGPAAAKPDVFAMILRGQAAAAKALVLLKGAAAGPKGHGIAFVPPDPGLNPDIRMGVFACRCNDSLGWSEGMDAYLQWLYDRPEIAHAEAVNAACTPEGIAHILATVRELGLTRVVLASCVCCPLDFICSACTDQRSRLKVGLFNGTGISRAMVQTVNLRGEVLRLIKQRPELALERFTGFMDRAISHSAHLLPFPAPVRNYNFTTAVIGGNEAALTAATTLAEAGQDVILIGADPQNRQHPNIYALADTRVTGISGTLGNFEVRTHGQSMDRTFTVGGIILGEKTRDLSFYHRHEGHPNHFLHTTAQDGRDNGTPFLYPGMTSISGLFLADPSGVPISKRIKGAAAAVLAAAAMPIGPRHSRGFSVKIKENQCRGCGRCLAVCPYQAIAFRPNAVGGYYAEVDDALCKGCGNCISVCPSDAADSPYRDHVYLEQTVEKLLVS, encoded by the coding sequence ATGAAAAGTCCCAAGAACCGGCTGCACAGCGTGATGGTGGTGGGTGCCACCCCCGCGGGCGTGGCGGCGACCAACAAACTGGGAGAACTGGGCATTCCTGTCATCCTGGTGGACGCGGACGCCGATATCAACCGGCGACTGTCCGACGACGCCTATCGCCTGCCATCCGGGATTCCGCTGAATTTTGCCCATCGACCCGGCCTGATCCGTATCCTGCGCAATCCTGGGATTCGCTGTATCATGCCGGTCAGCGTTACCGGTGTGCGGCACAACCCCCAGGGGTTCGCCGTCAAAATCGAAACCACGCAGACCTTCGTGGACTCCAGCCGCTGCACCCTGTGCGGCCGCTGCGTGGCGGTCTGTCCCGGAGAAGCCGAAGCGGGATGCCGGCCGATCGCCTTTGAAAGCCGCATGGCGCTGCCGGGAAGGGCGGTGATCGACAAACGCCGGGAACCGCTTTGCCAGAACAGTTGCCCGTTGGGTGTCAATGCCCAGGGGTATATCGCCCTGGCCAGAGCCGGCCGCTACGATAAGGCCCTGGCGCTGATCCGGCGCGACAACGTCCTGCCCGGCATCTGCGGGCGGGTCTGCCACCATCCCTGCGAAGAGGCCTGCCGGCGCGGCGAGGTGGATGGACCCCTGGCCATCCGGGACATCAAACGGTTCCTGGCCGATGTCGAGGCCCGGCAACCGCAGCCGGACGATGCCACGCCATCGGTGCCGTCTCCCACCCGGGCGGAAAAAATCGCCGTTGTCGGCTCGGGACCGGCCGGATTGGCCGCTGCCGCCGACCTGGCCCGGCAAGGCTTTGCAGTAACTATTTTTGAAAAAGAATCCCAGGCCGGCGGATTGCTGCGCTACGGCATCGGCCCCCACCGCTTGCCCAGAGCGATCCTGGACCGGGAGCTTGACTATATCCGGCGGCTGGGGGTTGAAATCCAAACCGGCCAGCCGATCGACCTGGGCGGTGATTTCTCCGATCTGAAGAACCGTTTCGATGCCGTACTTCTCACTGTGGGGTCATGGGCCGACCGGCGGCTCGGGATCACGGGCGAATCGCTGGATGGGGTGGACGGCTGTCTCGCACTTCTGCGGCAATTTTACCGCGGTACGATCCAAGCCCTGGATGAAACGGTCGCGGTCATCGGTGACGGCAATGCCGCCTTTGACCTGGCGCGGGTACTGCACCGCCTGGGGGCCCGGGTGACCCTGATCTCCTGGTTCCCCATGGAGAAGATCCCCGCCGACGCCGAGGAGGTCGAGGCGGCCCTGGCCGAGGGAATCCCCATCGTTCACAGCCGACAGGTCACCGCGTTCAACGGTATCGAGGGGCGGCTTAAAGATCTCACCCTGATGCCCACCCGGCCGGGTGAAGCGGATGCCCAGGGCATTGCCTGGCCGGTCGTCGTCGATGGCGGTGCGGCCGAGTGGATGGCCGTGGACCGCGCCGTTGTGGCTATCGGCCAGACCGGCGCCTACACCGAAGGGCTGACCGCGATCGCATCGACGCCCGGCGGTTATCTGGGGGTGGATGGTGACGGACGAACCCGCCTGCCGGGAGTATACGCTGCCGGGGATGCGGTTTCCGGTGCCAGTTCGGTGGTTCAGGCCATGGCCGGTGGACGGCTGGCCGCCGGGATCATCGCCAACGACCTGACGGGTGCTGATTGCGGTGTGGGCAGGGTGGCTACCGCGCGTCCTCCGGCGCGGGATTTTGTGCCCATCGATCCGGCCACGCCGACCTGTGAGCGCACTCCCATGGCGGAAATACCGCTGGCGGCTCGCCAAGCGAGCTTTGCCGAAGTGGCCTGCGGGTATGCTGAAAAGCAGGTGCAGCTGGAAGCGGCCCGCTGCCTGCAGTGCGCGGCCTGTGCCGAATGCCTGGAGTGTGTGAGTGCCTGCGGTGAGGTCCAGGCCATCCGGCACGATGAACCTGTGTTGTCAACCACCGAGAACGTCGGGGTGATGATTGTCGCCGATCCGGAACTGATCCCGTCGATCCGTGGGGAAGACGTGATCCGTGCCTACGGTCCGGCGGCCGCCAAACCCGATGTGTTTGCCATGATCCTGCGCGGCCAGGCCGCTGCGGCCAAAGCCCTGGTACTGCTCAAAGGCGCCGCCGCCGGCCCCAAAGGACACGGCATTGCCTTCGTACCACCCGATCCGGGGCTGAACCCGGACATCCGGATGGGCGTATTTGCCTGCCGCTGTAACGACTCGCTTGGTTGGTCGGAAGGTATGGACGCCTATCTGCAGTGGCTTTACGACCGGCCGGAAATTGCCCATGCCGAGGCCGTGAACGCGGCCTGCACCCCCGAGGGAATCGCCCATATCCTGGCCACCGTTCGGGAACTGGGCCTGACGCGGGTCGTGCTGGCGTCGTGCGTCTGCTGCCCGCTCGATTTCATCTGCAGCGCCTGCACCGACCAGCGCAGCCGGCTCAAGGTCGGACTCTTCAACGGCACCGGTATCAGCCGCGCCATGGTGCAGACCGTCAACTTGCGCGGTGAAGTGCTGCGACTGATCAAGCAGCGGCCGGAACTGGCCCTGGAGCGGTTTACCGGGTTCATGGATCGGGCCATCAGCCATTCGGCCCATCTGCTGCCCTTTCCCGCGCCGGTCCGCAACTATAATTTCACTACCGCGGTGATCGGCGGCAACGAAGCGGCCCTGACGGCCGCAACGACTCTGGCCGAGGCCGGGCAGGATGTCATCCTGATCGGTGCCGATCCCCAAAACCGACAGCATCCCAATATTTACGCCCTGGCCGATACCCGGGTGACCGGCATCAGCGGAACCCTCGGCAATTTCGAGGTCCGCACCCACGGGCAATCAATGGATCGGACCTTTACCGTCGGGGGGATTATTCTGGGGGAAAAGACGCGTGATCTGTCGTTTTACCACCGTCACGAGGGCCACCCGAATCACTTTCTGCACACCACCGCCCAGGATGGGAGGGATAATGGCACCCCCTTCCTTTATCCGGGGATGACCTCCATCTCCGGTCTGTTTCTGGCCGATCCGTCCGGAGTGCCGATTTCCAAGCGGATCAAGGGGGCTGCTGCCGCTGTTCTGGCCGCCGCCGCCATGCCTATTGGGCCGCGACACAGCCGGGGCTTTTCCGTCAAGATCAAGGAAAACCAGTGTCGGGGCTGTGGCCGCTGCCTGGCGGTGTGCCCGTACCAGGCTATTGCCTTCAGGCCCAATGCCGTTGGCGGGTACTATGCCGAGGTGGACGATGCCCTGTGCAAGGGGTGCGGCAATTGTATCTCCGTCTGCCCGTCGGATGCGGCCGACAGTCCCTACCGCGACCATGTGTATCTGGAACAGACCGTGGAGAAACTGCTGGTGAGTTAG